The following are encoded together in the Macrobrachium nipponense isolate FS-2020 chromosome 14, ASM1510439v2, whole genome shotgun sequence genome:
- the LOC135226336 gene encoding uncharacterized protein LOC135226336 isoform X2: MQSFMQSNTILSRVMEHIRVSCSSDQGPPEPESPTPSGSDQQPKPGEIEAATLMKDETPVIVASMRGGHRCLAADRSECAFVKYLPGQEAYPLPVSESKISESTENGKVSSGGTYTYCHRTFSTTSNMNRHLRLGHGVTPNTERQGKYRHKKIANKRILCLRCGKDYKLWKYYSYHLKLGRCNKKNDQ, encoded by the coding sequence ATTCTCTCAAGAGTGATGGAGCACATACGGGTATCCTGCTCAAGTGACCAGGGGCCGCCCGAACCAGAGTCTCCAACTCCAAGCGGTTCAGACCAGCAACCGAAGCCGGGGGAGATCGAGGCCGCTACCTTAATGAAAGATGAAACtcctgtgatagtggcttccatGAGAGGCGGGCATCGTTGCTTAGCCGCTGACAGAAGCGAGTGCGCATTCGTCAAGTATCTCCCAGGACAAGAAGCCTATCCTTTGCCAGTCAGCGAAAGTAAAATCAGCGAAAGTACTGAAAATGGAAAGGTTAGCTCTGGGGGAACATACACCTACTGCCACAGGACGTTTTCCACTACTTCCAATATGAACAGACACTTACGGCTGGGGCACGGTGTTACACCGAATACCGAGCGGCAGGGTAAATATAGACATAAGAAGATTGCCAATAAACGTATTTTGTGCCTCAGATGTGGGAAGGACTACAAGTTGTGGAAATATTATTCTTATCACCTCAAACTAGGTCGATGTAATAAGAAGAACGACCAGTGA